A portion of the Glycine max cultivar Williams 82 chromosome 10, Glycine_max_v4.0, whole genome shotgun sequence genome contains these proteins:
- the LOC100777909 gene encoding ABC transporter B family member 21, which yields MDVENGEERKHDDASTSENRAETSTNGEKEEKSKQQEKPETVPFHKLFAFADSTDILLMAVGTIGAIGNGLGLPLMTLLFGQMIDSFGSNQRNTNVVEEVSKVSLKFVYLAVGSGLAAFLQVTSWMVTGERQAARIRGLYLKTILRQDVAFFDKETNTGEVIGRMSGDTVLIQDAMGEKVGKFLQLIATFIGGFVIAFIKGWLLTVVMLSTLPLLALSGATMAVIIGRMASRGQTAYAKAAHVVEQTIGSIRTVASFTGEKQAVSSYSKFLVDAYKSGVHEGFIAGAGLGTVMLVIFCGYALAVWFGAKMIMEKGYNGGTVINVIIAVLTASMSLGEASPSLSAFAAGQAAAYKMFQTIERKPEIDAYDPNGKILEDIQGEIELRDVYFSYPARPEELIFNGFSLHIPSGTTAALVGQSGSGKSTVISLVERFYDPQAGEVLIDGINLKEFQLRWIRGKIGLVSQEPVLFASSIKDNIAYGKEGATIEEIRSASELANAAKFIDKLPQGLDTMVCEHGTQLSGGQKQRIAIARAILKNPRILLLDEATSALDAESERVVQEALDRIMVNRTTIVVAHRLSTVRNADMIAVIHRGKMVEKGTHSELLKDPEGAYSQLIRLQEVSKETEGNADQHDKTELSVESFRQSSQKRSLQRSISRGSSLGNSSRHSFSVSFGLPTGVNVADPELENSQPKEEAPEVPLSRLASLNKPEIPVIVIGSVAAIANGVIFPIFGVLISSVIKTFYEPFDEMKKDSEFWALMFMILGLASFLIIPARGYFFSVAGCKLIQRIRLMCFEKVVNMEVSWFDEPENSSGAIGARLSADAASVRALVGDALGLLVQNFATALAGLIIAFVASWQLALIILVLIPLIGVNGYVQMKFMKGFSADAKMMYEEASQVANDAVGSIRTVASFCAEDKVMELYKKKCEGPMKTGIRQGLISGSGFGVSFFLLFCVYATSFYAGARLMDSGKTTFSDVFQVFFALTMAAIGVSQSSSFAPDSSKAKSATASIFGIIDKKSKIDSSDASGSTLDSIKGEIELRHVSFKYPSRPDMQIFRDLRLTIHSGKTVALVGESGSGKSTVIALLQRFYDPDSGQITLDGVEIRELQLKWLRQQMGLVSQEPVLFNESLRANIAYGKGGDATEAEIIAAAELANAHKFISGLQQGYDTIVGERGTQLSGGQKQRVAIARAIIKSPKILLLDEATSALDAESERVVQDALDKVMVNRTTVVVAHRLSTIKNADVIAVVKNGVIVEKGKHEKLINLSDGFYASLVQLHTSASTV from the exons ATGGATGTGGAGAATGGCGAAGAGAGGAAACATGATGACGCAAGCACGTCAGAGAATCGTGCAGAAACCAGCACGAATggggaaaaggaagaaaagagcaaACAACAGGAAAAGCCCGAGACAGTTCCATTTCACAAGCTGTTCGCTTTTGCAGACTCCACTGACATTCTTTTGATGGCTGTTGGGACCATTGGAGCCATTGGAAATGGTTTGGGTTTGCCTCTCATGACTTTGCTGTTCGGTCAAATGATTGATAGCTTCGGTAGTAACCAGCGAAACACTAACGTTGTCGAAGAAGTATCCAAG GTTTCTCTTAAATTTGTGTACTTGGCAGTAGGATCTGGGTTGGCAGCGTTTCTCC AGGTGACTAGTTGGATGGTCACCGGGGAGAGACAAGCTGCACGGATAAGGGGATTGTATTTGAAAACAATTCTGAGACAAGATGTTGCTTTCTTTGATAAGGAAACGAACACGGGAGAGGTGATAGGGAGGATGTCTGGTGATACGGTTCTCATACAAGATGCCATGGGTGAGAAG GTTGGCAAATTTCTGCAGCTAATAGCAACATTCATTGGGGGATTTGTGATAGCATTTATCAAAGGGTGGCTTCTTACTGTTGTCATGTTGTCCACTCTTCCACTCCTTGCTTTGTCAGGTGCTACTATGGCCGTCATCATAGGCAGGATGGCTTCTCGAGGTCAAACGGCTTATGCAAAAGCTGCACATGTAGTTGAACAGACCATTGGATCAATAAGAACC GTTGCATCCTTCACTGGGGAAAAGCAAGCAGTATCTAGTTATAGCAAATTTCTTGTAGATGCTTACAAATCAGGAGTTCATGAAGGTTTCATAGCTGGAGCTGGTCTAGGCACAGTTATGTTAGTTATTTTCTGTGGTTATGCTTTGGCTGTATGGTTTGGCGCAAAGATGATAATGGAAAAAGGATATAATGGGGGCACAGTGATTAATGTGATTATTGCCGTGCTAACTGCTTCAAT GTCTCTTGGAGAAGCATCCCCTAGCTTGAGTGCTTTTGCTGCAGGTCAGGCTGCAGCTTACAAAATGTTTCAGACAATTGAAAGGAAGCCAGAGATAGATGCTTATGATCCAAATGGAAAAATATTAGAAGACATTCAAGGCGAAATAGAGTTGAGGGATGTTTATTTCAGTTATCCAGCAAGACCTGAGGAACTGATATTTAATGGATTCTCTCTTCATATACCAAGTGGTACAACTGCGGCTTTAGTTGGACAAAGTGGAAGTGGAAAGTCTACGGTTATCAGCTTGGTAGAAAGATTCTATGACCCGCAGGCAGGTGAAGTTCTTATTGATGGCATCAACCTGAAAGAATTTCAGCTTAGGTGGATTAGAGGAAAAATTGGCCTTGTCAGCCAGGAGCCGGTGTTGTTTGCATCTAGCATTAAGGATAACATTGCATATGGAAAGGAGGGAGCAACAATTGAAGAGATTAGATCTGCATCTGAACTTGCAAATGCTGCTAAATTCATTGATAAGCTTCCACAG GGATTGGACACAATGGTTTGTGAGCATGGAACTCAGCTGTCTGGTGGGCAGAAGCAACGCATTGCCATTGCAAGAGCAATCCTGAAAAATCCGAGAATCCTACTTCTAGATGAAGCAACAAGTGCACTTGATGCAGAGTCTGAAAGGGTAGTGCAAGAGGCTCTAGACAGGATCATGGTCAACAGAACTACTATTGTAGTGGCACATCGCTTGAGCACAGTGAGGAATGCTGATATGATTGCTGTCATTCATAGAGGGAAGATGGTTGAGAAAG GAACACACTCAGAATTACTCAAGGATCCTGAGGGAGCTTACTCTCAACTTATACGCCTACAAGAAGTAAGCAAAGAGACAGAAGGAAATGCTGACCAACACGACAAGACTGAACTTTCTGTAGAATCCTTTAGACAATCTAGTCAAAAGAGATCACTTCAAAGATCTATTAGTAGGGGTTCATCCTTAGGTAATAGTAGCCGCCACTCGTTTTCAGTTTCCTTTGGTTTACCCACAGGAGTTAACGTTGCTGATCCTGAACTTGAAAACTCACAACCCAAAGAAGAAGCACCAGAGGTTCCACTCAGCCGCCTTGCTTCCCTCAACAAGCCAGAGATTCCAGTTATTGTGATTGGATCTGTTGCCGCCATAGCAAATGGTGTTATATTTCCAATATTTGGCGTGCTGATTTCCAGTGTCATCAAGACGTTTTATGAACCATTTGATGAGATGAAAAAGGACTCCGAGTTTTGGGCACTGATGTTTATGATCCTTGGTCTTGCATCATTTCTTATAATTCCTGCACGAGGATACTTTTTTTCGGTGGCAGGATGCAAGTTAATCCAACGTATCAGGCTAATGTGTTTTGAGAAGGTTGTCAACATGGAGGTTAGTTGGTTTGATGAGCCTGAAAACTCAAGTGGTGCCATTGGTGCAAGGCTCTCAGCAGATGCTGCTTCTGTTCGTGCCCTTGTTGGTGATGCGCTGGGACTATTGGTTCAAAATTTCGCAACTGCATTGGCAGGTTTGATTATTGCTTTCGTTGCATCTTGGCAGCTGGCATTAATTATTCTTGTCTTGATTCCCCTGATTGGTGTAAATGGATATGTTCAAATGAAATTCATGAAGGGATTCAGTGCAGATGCAAAG ATGATGTATGAGGAAGCAAGCCAAGTTGCTAATGATGCAGTTGGAAGCATAAGAACAGTTGCTTCTTTCTGTGCTGAAGACAAGGTTATGGAACTATACAAGAAGAAATGTGAGGGCCCAATGAAAACAGGGATACGGCAAGGGTTGATCAGTGGATCAGGATTTGGGGTTTCATTTTTCTTACTGTTTTGTGTTTATGCAACCAGTTTCTACGCAGGAGCTAGACTTATGGACTCTGGGAAGACAACATTCTCAGATGTTTTCCAG GTCTTCTTTGCATTAACTATGGCAGCTATTGGAGTCTCCCAATCAAGCTCCTTTGCTCCTGACTCAAGCAAAGCCAAGTCAGCTACTGCTTCCATATTCGGAATAATTGATAAGAAGTCAAAGATAGATTCCAGTGATGCGTCTGGTAGCACACTGGATAGCATTAAGGGAGAAATTGAGCTTCGTCATGTGAGCTTTAAGTATCCTTCTAGGCCTGATATGCAGATTTTCCGAGACCTCCGCTTGACTATCCATTCCGGCAAG ACGGTGGCTCTTGTTGGTGAAAGTGGAAGTGGAAAATCCACAGTGATTGCCTTGTTGCAAAGATTTTATGATCCTGATTCAGGACAAATCACACTTGATGGGGTAGAAATTAGAGAGTTACAACTGAAGTGGTTAAGGCAGCAAATGGGTCTTGTAAGCCAAGAGCCAGTTTTGTTCAATGAGTCTCTACGTGCCAATATTGCCTATGGAAAAGGAGGTGATGCTACTGAAGCAGAAATCATAGCTGCAGCAGAATTGGCCAATGCTCATAAATTCATTAGTGGCTTACAAcag GGTTATGATACTATAGTGGGAGAGAGGGGAACCCAATTATCTGGTGGGCAGAAGCAACGGGTAGCAATTGCTCGTGCCATAATTAAAAGTCCAAAGATATTGCTACTTGATGAGGCTACAAGTGCATTAGACGCTGAATCAGAAAGAGTTGTTCAAGATGCATTAGACAAAGTCATGGTGAACAGAACCACTGTGGTTGTGGCACATCGTCTATCTACAATAAAAAATGCAGATGTGATTGCTGTTGTGAAAAATGGAGTTATAGTGGagaaagggaagcatgaaaagcTCATTAACCTCAGTGATGGATTTTATGCTTCCTTAGTCCAACTTCACACAAGTGCCTCAACAGTATGA
- the LOC100778443 gene encoding L-cysteine desulfhydrase: MTTLPETPTVSPMENENTILRNGTAKKPKLTHAISEAEIREEFSHHQRGVARINNGSFGSCPRSVLNAQSIWQLRFLQHPDDFYFNSLRPGILASRAAIKDIINAEHVDDVSLVDNATTAAAVVLQQIGRHFVRGHFHRNDAVVMFHCAYQAVKKSIEAYVTPIGGTVVEVQLPFPVRSEEEIVTEFKKGLENGKLNGGKVRLAVIDHITSMPSVVLPVRELIRVCREHGVEQVFVDGAHAIGSLHVDVKEIGADFYVSNLYKWFFSPPSVAFLYCKEKSNDVHHPVVSQEYGKGLPVESAWVGMRDYSPQLVVPSILEFVNRFEGGIEGIMKRNHDGVVKMGTMLAESWGTVLGSPPEMCASMIMVGLPSRLCVMSDDDALRLRSYLRVYHEVEVPVYYQALRNGDRDPRDKDGFITGYVRISHQVYNTVDDYERLKTAINQLVEDGKVCSGIPTE; the protein is encoded by the coding sequence ATGACAACACTTCCCGAAACCCCCACCGTTTCCCCCATGGAAAACGAAAACACCATCCTCCGAAACGGCACCGCCAAGAAACCCAAGCTCACGCACGCCATTTCCGAGGCTGAGATCCGCGAAGAATTCTCCCACCACCAGCGCGGCGTCGCAAGAATCAACAACGGTAGCTTCGGCAGCTGCCCGCGCTCCGTCCTCAACGCACAGTCCATCTGGCAGCTCCGCTTCCTCCAGCATCCCGACGACTTCTACTTCAACTCGCTCCGCCCCGGCATCCTCGCCTCACGCGCCGCCATCAAAGATATCATCAATGCCGAACACGTGGACGACGTCTCGCTCGTCGACAACGCCACCACCGCCGCCGCCGTCGTCCTCCAGCAGATCGGCCGCCACTTCGTCCGCGGCCACTTTCACCGCAACGACGCCGTTGTGATGTTCCACTGCGCCTACCAGGCCGTCAAGAAATCCATCGAGGCTTACGTCACTCCCATCGGCGGCACCGTCGTCGAGGTCCAGCTCCCCTTCCCGGTCCGCTCCGAGGAAGAAATCGTAACGGAATTCAAGAAAGGCCTCGAGAATGGTAAACTCAACGGCGGAAAAGTTAGGTTAGCGGTAATCGATCATATAACTTCCATGCCTTCGGTCGTTCTCCCCGTTCGCGAATTAATTAGGGTTTGCAGAGAGCATGGAGTGGAACAGGTTTTCGTCGACGGCGCTCACGCCATTGGAAGCTTGCACGTTGACGTTAAAGAAATTGGAGCTGATTTTTACGTGAGTAATTTGTACAAGTGGTTTTTCTCGCCGCCTTCGGTGGCGTTTTTGTATTGTaaggaaaaatcaaacgacGTGCACCACCCTGTCGTTTCCCAGGAGTACGGGAAGGGGTTACCGGTTGAAAGTGCGTGGGTTGGGATGCGTGACTATAGCCCGCAGCTCGTTGTGCCGTCGATTTTGGAGTTTGTGAATCGGTTTGAGGGTGGGATTGAGGGGATAATGAAGAGGAACCATGACGGGGTTGTGAAAATGGGGACAATGTTGGCGGAGTCTTGGGGAACGGTTCTAGGTTCGCCTCCTGAGATGTGTGCTAGCATGATTATGGTGGGGTTGCCTTCTAGGTTGTGTGTGATGAGTGATGATGATGCATTGAGGTTAAGATCCTACCTTAGGGTTTATCATGAAGTTGAAGTTCCTGTGTATTACCAGGCTTTGAGGAATGGTGATAGGGATCCTAGGGACAAGGATGGGTTTATAACTGGTTATGTAAGGATCTCTCACCAGGTTTATAATACTGTTGATGACTATGAGAGGCTTAAGACTGCGATTAATCAGCTTGTAGAGGACGGGAAAGTTTGCAGCGGGATTCCTACGGAgtga